A portion of the Lolium rigidum isolate FL_2022 chromosome 1, APGP_CSIRO_Lrig_0.1, whole genome shotgun sequence genome contains these proteins:
- the LOC124702839 gene encoding G-type lectin S-receptor-like serine/threonine-protein kinase At2g19130, which translates to MPLLIVFTLLLYLCIPASSTTTDTILAGQAVGVNNKLISKNGRYALGFFETSDKSLGNTNNWYLGIWFNTVPKFTSVWVANRDNPIKNTTSLELTISEDGNLAILSRSTKSMIWSTQANIKRNNTTAVLSDSGNLRLTNSSNSSEVLWQSFDQPTDTFFPGSKLGWDKVTGLNRRIVSWKNLVDPATGVYCYEVDPSGVDQLLLARLDHSVPYWSSGAWDGKSFAMVPEMARNVRWISKFVHNIDHERYYTYSLLNEKAVTRHVIDVSGQLKVFVWFEGSKDWQMVFAKPRTPCDVYAVCGPFTICTDNPLLDCKCMKGFTITSRKDWEVEDRTGGCSRNTPLDCSSNKSTTHTTDNFYSVSCVSLPHNATIVEAAKSKSECKQFCLNNCSCTAYSFSNNGCSIWHNELLNTRQVQCGVSIYANGETLYLRLSAKDIQSLKNKRKGILIEVAVGTGVSALGLFALILLLMFWSNKQKRSVRIVHDAQGCNGIIVFRYTDLYRATKNFTDKLGKGSFGSVFKGFINDSVSIAVKRLDGAYQGEKQFRTEVSSIGAVQHINLVKLVGFCCEGSRRLLVYEHMSNRSLDIHLFRANPMMLNWTARYKIALGVARGLAYLHESCRDCIIHCDIKPENILLDASFHPKIADFGMAKLLGRDYSRVLTTIRGTAGYLAPEWITGVPITPKVDVYSYGMVLLEMISGRRNSCAPSSSGGNLDVYFPVHATHKLLEGDVESLLDNKLQGGVNLDEAELVCKVACWCIQDKEFDRPTMGEVVQILEGLVDIRMPPIPRLLQAIGRS; encoded by the coding sequence ATGCCTCTCCTCATTGTTTTCACCTTGCTCTTGTACCTATGTATCCCAGCAAGTTCTACCACGACGGACACCATCTTGGCAGGCCAAGCAGTTGGCGTCAACAACAAGCTCATCTCCAAAAATGGCAGGTATGCTCTTGGCTTCTTCGAAACAAGCGACAAATCCCTTGGAAACACGAATAACTGGTACCTCGGCATATGGTTCAATACAGTCCCCAAATTTACTTCTGTATGGGTTGCAAATAGAGACAATCCAATAAAAAACACCACCTCATTGGAGCTCACAATCTCTGAGGATGGCAACCTTGCCATCTTAAGCCGATCCACCAAGTCCATGATCTGGTCAACACAAGCAAATATCAAAAGAAATAACACCACCGCTGTGCTGTCGGATAGTGGAAATCTCAGACTGACTAACTCTTCAAACTCATCAGAAGTTTTGTGGCAGAGTTTTGATCAGCCAACAGATACATTTTTCCCAGGGTCAAAGCTTGGATGGGACAAGGTCACTGGCCTGAACCGCCGTATAGTTTCTTGGAAGAACTTGGTCGACCCAGCTACCGGTGTGTATTGCTATGAGGTAGACCCTAGTGGTGTTGACCAGTTATTGCTTGCACGACTGGACCACTCTGTACCATATTGGTCCAGTGGTGCATGGGATGGCAAATCCTTCGCCATGGTTCCAGAGATGGCACGAAACGTTAGATGGATTTCAAAATTTGTCCATAATATTGACCATGAGAGGTACTACACATATAGCTTACTAAATGAAAAAGCGGTTACTCGTCATGTAATTGATGTCTCCGGTCAATTAAAGGTGTTCGTTTGGTTCGAGGGCTCAAAGGATTGGCAAATGGTCTTCGCCAAACCAAGAACTCCATGTGATGTCTATGCGGTTTGTGGACCTTTCACAATTTGCACTGATAATCCACTTCTAGATTGCAAGTGTATGAAGGGCTTCACCATCACATCCCGTAAGGACTGGGAGGTAGAAGATCGAACCGGTGGGTGCTCGAGAAATACTCCATTAGACTGCAGTAGCAACAAAAGCACAACACATACCACAGACAACTTCTACTCTGTATCATGTGTTAGTTTGCCACACAATGCCACAATAGTAGAGGCTGCTAAAAGCAAGAGTGAGTGCAAACAATTTTGCCTGAATAATTGCTCTTGCACAGCGTATTCCTTTAGCAACAATGGATGTTCTATCTGGCATAATGAATTGCTCAACACAAGACAGGTACAGTGTGGTGTCAGTATCTATGCAAACGGAGAAACTCTTTACCTTCGCCTTTCTGCTAAAGATATCCAAAGTTTGAAAAACAAGAGAAAAGGGATCCTTATTGAAGTTGCAGTTGGTACAGGTGTTTCTGCCCTTGGCTTATTCGCACTCATCCTCCTACTAATGTTTTGGAGCAACAAACAGAAGAGGTCTGTCCGCATAGTGCATGATGCTCAAGGTTGTAATGGAATCATTGTATTTCGATACACTGATTTATACCGTGCAACAAAAAATTTCACAGATAAGTTGGGGAAAGGCAGTTTTGGTTCTGTATTCAAGGGGTTCATAAACGATTCAGTTTCCATAGCAGTGAAGAGGCTTGATGGTGCTTATCAAGGAGAGAAGCAATTCAGAACAGAAGTGAGCTCGATTGGAGCCGTTCAGCACATCAATTTAGTTAAGCTTGTTGGTTTCTGTTGTGAGGGTTCTAGGAGGTTGCTTGTTTATGAACACATGTCAAACCGCTCTCTTGATATCCATTTATTTCGAGCCAATCCTATGATGTTGAATTGGACTGCTCGTTATAAGATAGCCCTGGGAGTTGCCAGAGGATTAGCCTACTTGCACGAGAGCTGTCGAGACTGCATCATACACTGTGATATTAAGCCAGAAAACATACTTCTTGATGCTTCATTCCACCCGAAAATTGCAGACTTTGGGATGGCAAAGCTTTTAGGAAGGGATTACAGCCGAGTCTTGACTACAATTAGAGGAACTGCAGGGTACCTTGCACCTGAATGGATTACTGGCGTTCCTATTACACCAAAAGTTGATGTTTATAGCTATGGGATGGTGTTGCTGGAAATGATATCTGGAAGAAGGAACTCGTGTGCACCATCTTCTAGTGGTGGCAACCTTGATGTTTATTTCCCTGTGCATGCCACACATAAGCTTCTCGAAGGAGATGTGGAGAGTTTGCTAGATAACAAATTACAGGGTGGTGTCAATCTTGACGAGGCTGAGCTGGTTTGCAAGGTTGCATGTTGGTGCATCCAAGATAAGGAGTTTGATCGACCAACAATGGGAGAGGTGGTTCAGATTCTCGAGGGTCTAGTTGATATCAGAATGCCCCCGATACCAAGGCTACTTCAAGCTATTGGTCGAAGCTAG